The stretch of DNA TTATAACAAGTATATACAGTGCAACTGCAGCTACATTGTGTATTTTCACACTATGCAGAGACATGTCCAGATTTCTGCACACATTTAAAGCATGGTGCTTCACTTATGGTCAGTTCCAGAATTCAGTTGGCTGTCTGGCCTTCACACAAACTATACATGCACAATATAATGTGAATATTCCTGTGAGCACCTTAAATGCAGGGCAGATCTTTCTTAGAGTccatttaaagcaaacatttcttatttattttaaagatttcCATTTTCAATGTAATggtaaaacagttccttgtactagatcctaactaagctacataaatccatgttggtggcaaagcagtcctatttttttccttttaccaaGTATTCCAGAAAATATGTCCCATATTTGTAAGCGTTTATTTGTACAAGTATAGTGTACAAGGGAAATTAATATCAATTATACCTTAAAGAAATCAACAAAACTGACTTGGCAGTAGCCAGACTAACTTTATTTTCTGGTGAGAGGTCTGTCACTGACTTGCTTATctctaaaatcatatttttggttGGAAATTTATCTGTACAGTGTTTTTTGCACTTCCCTTGCATTGTATGGTAATCCTGATGAAGACTGTGTGACCCTTTAATTCTTCTTCCATATAATTGTTGGTTTCCTCTTTTTGGAACCATGTATTCACTTCTCCATCATTACATTATCTGCCATTGTACAGGAACTGCGTAGTCGCGAGGAGGAGCTGGTAAGAGCAGCTGAAGAACAGAGGATTTTGGAGGAAATGCTGAAGAGGAGAGAGCAAGAGTTGGCTGAGAGGGAGATTGACATTGTAGAGCGAGAACTGAACATAATCATGTATCAGATGTATCAGGAAAAGCCTAAGGTGAAAAAACGCAAGGGCAATTTCAAGAAAAGCCGATTAAAACTCAAGGATGGCAACCGGATCAGCTTACCCTCAGGTAGGGGGCCAGAGGCAAAATATGGTAGTGAATGACTATATGCAACAGTAGCTTGGGGCACATTCTTCTTTCGTGCAATGTAATCACTGAAGGTATTCGACATACAGAATAACAGCTCAAGGACAAATCCTGAACAGACATTCGATTTGAAAATTACTGGCTTGTTCTAGATTAAACCTTGTGTCTGTGTTGGTAGAAAAACAGAAATCTGTTCTTGTGCAGTGGGCTCTGGGTACATATCTGTTTTTGTCTCTCTTGGTTCACTATAACTTTAACGTTTATTTTTTGCCTTCAGGTTTTGAACATAAGATTACAGTCCAGGCATCTCCAACTTTGGACAAATGTAAGGGACAAGGATCAAGCAGCTATAGCCCACCTGGGAGTCCCCTAATAATTCCGAGGCTGAGAGCTATTAGATgtgagttacactccagcactAAATGTCATAGCAAAATAAAGGCTTAACACCTTATCCAGTCAGCTCTTTTAATGTTTGATTTAAGGTATATCTTGGATTAAATTTATCATTGGGATAGCTATGTGCTTGTggcaaatatttgtatatattttagtgACATCACCACCACCACATCAGTTGAAATTCTGCACCTAACCAAAGTAAGTAGATTGTGAAGGAGGCTGTTCTCACACTATCACCAATGACCGTAAAAACAAGGAGGATTGATGAACAGCAACGGGTTTCTAAAGGCTTTCTCACACAGGTCTAAAGTTGGATTATTTTGTAATACTTTCCAGTAGTGTTTGTGCAGTCTATTATTTAATAAAGCTTGCCACTTTCCCAAAAACAGATAGGGACAACTGTATATGGGCAATAATCTTTTTGTTTGAAAGTCCTAAAAAAATCatggaaacaaaagaaaatacatttctttctccCACAGTGACGCCTGTTGATGGCAGTAAGACATGGGGGCGCAGTTCTGTACTGAAGAAAGATGAGGTAAACACATCAAATAAGAAGAAAGGCAGGACTTGGGGACCTAGCTCTACACAGCAAAAGGAACGCGCAGGAGGAGAAGAAAGGTACCTTATAATCCATTCTCTTTCATTGACCACTGATGCCAAATGATGCTATAGTATAATGGCATGACTTACCTTTCAGTGGCAGCTCAATGTAACAGCAGGACTTACCTGCCTATTAGGGCCAACTCAGTATATGTTCATGATGCTCCTCAGAATTTTCAGGACTTAGCTGCTGCTTATGGCCTACTCATGATAAATTGCAGGAGTTATGTTGCCACACAAGATAAAGATAACAAGGGTTCGCTCAATGCAGATAAACTATGCATTGCACAAATACATCACACATTCCCAGCATATTTTTTGTAATAGATTAGGCTGTCTTCCACCacaaatgcataaaataaatcaaaaggtCAGCGCCAACCAACCTATGTTCCTTAACATGCACTAGAGCTAATCGGTATGTCTCCTCAACATACCCTATAATGGGTCAGTTTGTATCCCCCAGCAATCCTTTGCAATGAATGGTCTCTCTCCTTAGCATCTCCATTTGATCGGTTGGCACACCACGTACTTGATCAGCATGTCTTCCTTAGGTCTGCATATTTCTGTCATGGCCCAGGGCAACCATACCTTGAGCAACCCCTCCAAAAAACACACACCCACAGTTTGACAGTGGCTAAAATCGCCAACAATAGCCACATTATTTGCAGTCATTACTTGCTGCTTAGGGACAATTCTGTGTAATTGTAGGAACTTCAAGTTTAATAAAATGCTTTGGAGACACAAAGAACATAGCTTTTAGCCAGCCAGTGAAAGTCATTTTGATTCCTACTAATGACCTACAAAAtctttatctgcaggctgaaGACTCTTGGAGAAGGCAGCAAACAGTGGTCAAGCAGTGCTCCCAACCTGGGCAAATCTCCTAAGCACACTCCCATAAGTGTGGGGTTTGCCAGCCTCACTGAAATGGGTAAGAGTCCCTTGAATAATGTAATTGTAGTGCATTAGGGCAAAAGGTAGGTTGGGAatagctgggtttttttttttatttgccactgTACTGTTTAATCTATTGTTTTTTGGTTTCCAGAGGAATACGCAGATGCTGATGGCTCTGTTCCACAGTCCCCCTACTCTGCACAGTCCTACCTCACACTGCCTGCCCAGTCTGACCTTAGAAATCATCCAGAGGACACATCACAGGCTGCAGCACCCTCCTCAGACAGCCCTAAACGTGGTTCCCAGTCACGTCGGAAAAGTGAACTTGTGTTGCTCGGGTGTGCGTCTCTCTTAGCTGCTGTTGCATTAGGGAGTGACTTATCAGAGATGGTGCCTCaggaagagaagagaaagggCATCTTTCAGTGGGCAGGGAGAGGTCCCAGACGGCGTACCAGTTCTCCCAGCCGCCCTATGTCTTATGGTGAAGAATCTGTGATTCCATCCAGCTCAGTTACTCTCATTTCCTTGTCTTCCATCTCAGACTGCAATTCTACAAGGTCTTTGATTCGGTCGGATAGTGATGACATCGGACTGGACTCTGACACCATGTCTACTGGGAGGGTGGTAAAAGAGGACAGAGGACAGCAACCAAATGTTGGCACCAACCCTCTTGTAGACTATAAAGTGGAAAGTTTTAAGAGGGATCCAAAGCAATCTCTGACACCCACCCATGTCACAGCAGGAAGGAATAACACAAATGAAACCAGAGGACACAGGAGAACCCCTTCCGATGGAGCCATAAGGCAGGTGACGCAGGGTCATAAACGCTCTCCGTCTGATGGAAGTGCCCCTTTTCAATGTGAACCAGGTGAGTAGTCTTATCCACCAACCACACAATAACATTGCTTTGGGTCTTGTCCTTTGTACTGTACTTAAAGTAGTAAAAAAAGCCTCATGTGAATTTAGAATTCCAATGCTCAGAAGTAGAGAATCAATCAAAGTGCAAGAGTTATATACATTTGTAAGACAATAAAcactttatatacatttatgtgaCAATAAACACtttataagacctgtgagagtaGATCATTATCTATTATGAAGCGTACTATTGTGCTGGCTGCACCTAGGTATTCTGAACTGAATGATGTAAGTGTCTATATCTTGTTTACACATATATCCTGTATATAGGTATTAATTCAGCACTTTAAAATCATAGTCCTCTTGGTTGAGATATTGAATTGTGTAATCATGCACCAATCTAAAGGTTTCTTACAGACTTAttttgtatgtatgcatgcagTCATCATCCTTAGTTCAGTAGTTTGCACCACATGACTAAAGCTCATTGTTTAGTGAAAACTCACTTCCTTAGTTTTTTTTAGTATCTTGGCAATAATTCCTAATCAATCCTCTATATACTGACAGAtctgtccctttcctttttcAGGTTCCAAAGAACCATCTCCTTTCCCTCGCCTTCCTGATCCCCATTTTGTGTTCCCTCCTCCTGTCCGACGTAAGGACACAGGAGTAGAAAGGCCAACATCTCTAGAATTTGCCCCCAGGCCTCGACCATCTTCCAGTCGTCCTCGAATGGATCCCTGGAAGTTTGTTTCTCTCTCACAAACTCATAGCTCATCTCCCTCTAGTGGTGGGGGTGATGCATGCTCCAGTGGATCAGCAGAGGGACCTCGAGTAGCTGAAGTAGAGGAGACACTACTTGATATGGAGGTGGAAGGACAAAGACTAGACAGCACAGTACCTTTGTGTGGACTGGGTTTGAGGCCAACAACTGACCCTTTTATAAATATGGGAACAGATGTGTCTTAGTGGAAGGATGACATATTTCACTTCTGCAGCATAAAGTTGGAAGTGGGGTGCTTTTATGAATGTGTTTTGTGGTTGTAACCcaacagctataaaaaaaaattctaagtaATTAAAAGGGGTAACCCACTTTACTGCTTATGAAAATCCTGAAGCAAAACAAGGAGAGTGCTGGGTGTAGACTAAGTATACCTCACAGTGTCAGTCTTGGGGAGTATGGAAAAGCTTCTCTTTCTTCTGTGGCAACTGGAATCTAAAGGACCATATGAAAGCCCTTCTAAACCTCCATGAGTTAATTAAGGTGCAGTGATCTGGTCTTTTTGGATAGCAGCAGGTAAACATTAAGAGAGATAAATAAGTGTCTCTGTAACTTTAACAGGGGCAATGTAAGATAATACAGGGGTATCCCTGAAAGTAGATGAGTTGCAGGCTGCAATGCAGTCCAAATTACAGGTAAGAGTACAGATATATATTCCACACTACAGCCTACCTCATCCTGGTAGTGCTATATGAAGGAACCATGAACAGGCAGCTATACAAATAAAGCAAGACTGCATGACTGCTATAGTCTTATTTATTAACTTGGCACATGGAAGGGTAATGCTTTTAGCAACTGGGGTTGGTGTCCAAGAAGTTCTCTGGTCTCTTTCAGTTAAAACTCAATATCTTTTGGGTTAGATATATCCATTTATCTGAGCCTGTCTTATACTCTGCTGTCAAGTGCCCATCTTCTGTTAGCCTGAAAGGGGGTGGGAGCAGTAACTGGAAAATTTGTCTCTTGTGTATTCAAATGAAACCAATAAATGTGGGTTGGGCCAGAAACCTGATTGAGAAGCAATCattaatatgtaattttttttgttattatgcagTCTTCCCCTAAATATGCCTAAGAGTTATACCAGTTATGCATCTGAGGTTATATTTGCAAAGTATATATAAGGTGGCATTTACTAAAACGCAACATTTTCAGATCAGCTTTTTAATGGCAAAAAAGTTGTAGAAAAAGAAGCATTTGATGCATTGAAGCATTatgatttattatgcgacaaaactgcgCAAATTCAGAATCTGAAAATGCTCATGATTTTTCTCTGACTTCTCCAAATACCACAAATACTTTCTGCTACTTCGAGTAAGctagctttaaaggacatgtaaacaccacatacaaaaatgtaatcagtgaacagcctctttgaaatctttcagtacctgccactctggttgtccagagtttaattgtaaggctgcaacatctccttagtcacttagatttccttcctcctgtaacccactcggccccctccctcaggaatttgctttggctgttggcttgtgggcatgctcagttgttctaagctcagattactaaacacgccccccagtcttgcagccagtgaagagatggcattgctggttcacatagaaactcaactctagctgtctgcttcattttttttctcctgagctcagctttaccattacagagctcaaacaaagcagaactttttttctgccggtgtgagcctgtattcttgatgaaatgtatgctgaataagggtctgtgtctGTATGGTGTTTGAAAATTTAAATGTATCCAGTTATGTATCAGTGGAAAAATgaccaccaggtgaaagctgctatttgatttaggaaaatgtgatggtgctggcaagaggAGGGGATacgtttacatttacatttataaagcgccaacatattccgcagcgctgtacaataagtgggttacatacattggacatacagagtaacatataaagcaaccaataaccgatacaagaggtgaagagagccctgcccaaaagagcttacaatctacaaattcaGCACAAATAATGCCATTTCGGTGGAGGAgatatgcccaactgatatacattgtaggcaaatgtaggctttacatgtcctttaagggttaCTTCTGCCCTTTCTAAAAATACACATCAACTGCCATTgtgtttgaaaataaaaacaaccaAATAAGAAGCATTGAGTATGAACATGCTAGATTGCAGCTGTGCACCTACCCACAGCACTCAATATTCGGTGCTAGTTGTCTAATTAAAACAAATTTTTGATGGTAATTCCAGTGATGTAATTTAGTACAGCGTGTTATTAAATCAGGCCTACAGTGTAAAACATTTGCTTTCCAGTCCCTGttgctgcaaaaaacaaaaaaatctatcaaaagaaaaactgaGAAAGATGGGTACCACCATGGTAACTTTCATCTTGTGGGTCCTAACCCATAGTTTCCAGCTTGGTAATAAACTGGCCACTAAGGTGTTCACTACCATTCTATACTTTATGTATCTTTATCAGGCAAATTAATCATTTAACACATGGCACCCAGTACTGCACTTGATGCCAATATAGTTTTGGCTTTTGAGCAAAGGATATGGTTCTTATCTATGGCCACACACCAACATATCCTAATGATAGGTGTCTTATGAGCAACATATTTGTTTGGTAGACTGTGAGATCCTTTGCAGCCCCAAGGTCTTCTGAGATGTTAGCAACACTACAGGTTATCCTGCCATAAACAACTGAGAGGATTGCCCTAATGCAGACTTTGCACATTTTTGGTAAGCTGATCATTTGGCCCAGCTGTCTATCTCATAGAATGTTGTTGGTTGTGGTTTCATCGTAGCTGGATCTGAGATTTGGCTGACTAATTCACATCCAAATTCTAGGTAATGTGCAGAGGCTCCACATTAGTATGTATGTCTGCCCCATCCATACACAGAAAAAGTGACATACATTTCAACTTACAGAGTTAAGAGCAGTTCAGTTACAgaataacttttagaatgatgtatgTGGTTATACTATTTTACAATTTGCTactggtttttgtgtttttttttattgtagcctGTTGTTGTGCAGCTTTCCTGTTTGGGATTTTATGGGTGCTGTGCTCCCACTTTCCTTGGGAGGACAATGGTTCAATGGTTTGAATGGAAGCTGAAAAATGAGTAGGACAGAGCATGAAAAGAGAGACAAATAGCTCTAtacatttaaagtggacctgtcacccaggcataaaaagctgtataataaaatttcaaattaaattcatttttttattaacacatccatacccattataaaagcatttaaaaatcccaactgtcaatcatatattgcctgtcctgcctctatgccttaggtataaaggtggggcagacagttactttcacttttcagaacttcttagatgttgctgcactcctcacattcccccctcccttctcacaatctaattttgtaaccggtgcatggacatgggcatagGTCCCCCCATACCCAATATAAACAAACATGATGTGATGAACTTGATTTTGTCTTTgcacaaatgtaaaatatgttaaaacgatggccatacactgccagatccACCAAACAAGCAGTACGTGACTGAGTCATTGGTACCAGGACCAACAATCATATAAGCCTGATATAattgttggccctggggccaaagattGGATCTTTTACTGAGGCCTATGGAGGACCATTTTATGGGAGCCCCATCAGCGCGTTATTGTGCTCCTTGTCCAATGCCATTTTCAAAACTATCTGATTGATATCTAGTAGATTTTTAGTCAtaaatcagttgggcaggcctgccAGCTGCCGACTCTCCAGCTTTtatttaccatgtatggccacttgaACTCAAGCAACTTATGGCAGTCAGAATAGACAAGtcgtattaaaaataaaataacggTGGTACAAatgtcaagatggagacagaggcagaatagaaagtcttattttttaaaaaatatatgaattgcAATTCTCTTAAAAGATTGCACTTTGCTTTATCTGAAAGTAAACTTCACCTTTTAAAGAACAATTTTGGTGATTAAATCTCTTTTGGCTTTACCGCAATCCATTGGTTCCCAGGATGTCACATTAAGAGGTTATGACCCCAGAAACAATGCTATTAATCAGAAGCTcacactaaaaatgtaaaataaactaATTTATTTTCTAATCCCTATCGTTTGTGgtgcttatacagtatattttttactGATGTCCTTGGTTCTGTGACGCTATAATGTAATTAAAGAAAGACAGCTGGCAACATCTACAGGTAACTGTCAAAATCAGGACAACAAAATGAAGGACACAAAGTTCTCCAAAGCAGTTATTTGTAAAGAGTTAAAGGTAtagtttgttttttatataaGAATAGTGGTTAtggtatgaagaaaaaaaatctccCGTTTCAAATTTAACAATTTACTTCCTTTGGAAAAAAACTGTAAGAAATTTGCAGTTGGGATGAGCAAATTAGAGGGTGTTAGAGGCCAGAACAGAATTGAGCCCTAACACTCTATTGAGCAAAAAATGGCGAGCAGCCAAATGTTTTGTGATAAATTGAGAAATATCCTCTCTATCTTTGATAAATGTCACCATCTCTGACAGGAATATGTTCATGATGATCGAATAAGTATTGCTGTATGGTGAAAACTGCTTAAAAATTGTTTTGGCAGAACACAAAGACAAATAACTAATTACTCAAAATAAAGGCAGGTTCAAGTGTTGCTAAGATTGCATTTGCCCACAAGATACTAAAAGTACATGTTTAGGTGAAGTTTCTGCTTAAACCAACTAACTACCTCTAGAAGCTCCCTTGTGCAACTACAGCGGCATCACTCAGTGACTATAGCGACTGTGTTTAGAGAACATCACTGTCTTACCTAAAATGTACAGGAAAGTGTGCATTTAAGGTGCATAATGTGGACTGCAGGGGGATGCCTAGTGGAGATAAGGTTAATATTCCCACTCAGTCAGGTAATTATGTGGCATCTGAGAGAAGAGCAGCCTGTGAAGGTAAAAGGTTTGTTCACATATCTGTGGGCTCTTTCTTGGATGTGTGAAGGAGAGACACAGTCCTGGTTGCTCCTAGTGTTTGAGAGGAGGCCTGAGACACAGGGAGTGTTTAATAAAGAGAGTCAGCATACCTGAGCTTGAGAGAGAAAGTGAGTCCCATGGGGCCtttggccagggtcggactgggctgccgggatacCGAGAAAAACCCTGGTGGCcctgacccgacccttgccagcactccccctGCTTACCGTTCCACCCCTGATGTGTTCAAttatgcatgctcaggggaggacatagggttggggaccctgtggggtcgctcagcgggggccctgtgggggggggtgcgggggatgcggctggcaggggcacctgcagggcacctggggcagtagccccggtgggccctgcaccccccagtccgaccctgcttgtggCTGTGCCTGGAGAAAGACAATGTTTGAAGAGAGTGCAGCAGTGAAGCTGACTTGGAAGTAGGCTGTGTAGAGCCGGACTTATAGAGAGAAGTTATCTCTATACTGTGCTAACCTGATTTACAATTTCAGTGTGCAGAGGCCACCCCTGTTCCCTGCCCCTGGCCAGGATCATGCCCATccagctcacatacggagcactggggacaggatgcgctgaagttttctgcacattctgtccccagtgctccaaaGTTTATTTCAAGTTTAGGTGGGCTGGGCAATATGCCACCCCTAaaattgtgctgccctaggcctcaCCACAAATCAGTGACCTTCTAAATTGTGGTGGCCTGGGAGAGGCCTGAGGTACAGTGGTGGAACTACCAGGGGGTGCACCTGGGCCTGCTGCTTGCACCCGTTCAAGGACTGCCATCTTATATATGTGAGTCCTGGGCCTGCACCCCCTTGGGGCCTGCTGCTTGCACCGATTAAAGGACTGCCATCTTATATATGTGAGTCCTGGGCCTGCACCCTCTAGCGGCCTGCTACTTGCACCGGTTCAAGGACTGCCATCTTATATATGTGAGTCCTGGGCCCGAACCCCCTTGGGGCCTGCTGCTTGCACCGGTTCAAGGACTGCCATCTTATATATGTGAGTCCTGGGCCCGAA from Xenopus tropicalis strain Nigerian chromosome 8, UCB_Xtro_10.0, whole genome shotgun sequence encodes:
- the map3k10 gene encoding mitogen-activated protein kinase kinase kinase 10 translates to MMDGPQKNEGFLWQSSKDNKENGVWNEVQSYGVSNPLWMAVFDYEATAEEELTLHRGDLVEILSKDSTVSGDEGWWTGKIKDKVGIFPSNYVVSDNKYTTLTGAPKQCPLPLEIEFEELNLEEIIGVGGFGKVYKGLWRGDEVAVKAVRHDPDEDINVTAENVRQEAKLFCMLCHPNIIALKGVCLKPPHLCLVMEYARGGPLHRALAGKKVPAHVLVNWAVQIARGMNYLHNEAIVPIIHRDLKSSNILILEKVEHDDLFNKTLKITDFGLAREWQKTTKMSAAGTYAWMAPEVIRLSLFSKSSDVWSFGVLLWELLTGEVPYREIDALAVAYGVAMNKLTLPIPSTCPEPFVRILEACWDPDPHSRPSFSCILEQLTTIEQSAMFQMPLESFHSLQEDWRLEIQQMFDELRTKEKELRSREEELVRAAEEQRILEEMLKRREQELAEREIDIVERELNIIMYQMYQEKPKVKKRKGNFKKSRLKLKDGNRISLPSGFEHKITVQASPTLDKCKGQGSSSYSPPGSPLIIPRLRAIRLTPVDGSKTWGRSSVLKKDEVNTSNKKKGRTWGPSSTQQKERAGGEERLKTLGEGSKQWSSSAPNLGKSPKHTPISVGFASLTEMEEYADADGSVPQSPYSAQSYLTLPAQSDLRNHPEDTSQAAAPSSDSPKRGSQSRRKSELVLLGCASLLAAVALGSDLSEMVPQEEKRKGIFQWAGRGPRRRTSSPSRPMSYGEESVIPSSSVTLISLSSISDCNSTRSLIRSDSDDIGLDSDTMSTGRVVKEDRGQQPNVGTNPLVDYKVESFKRDPKQSLTPTHVTAGRNNTNETRGHRRTPSDGAIRQVTQGHKRSPSDGSAPFQCEPGSKEPSPFPRLPDPHFVFPPPVRRKDTGVERPTSLEFAPRPRPSSSRPRMDPWKFVSLSQTHSSSPSSGGGDACSSGSAEGPRVAEVEETLLDMEVEGQRLDSTVPLCGLGLRPTTDPFINMGTDVS